A window of Cryptomeria japonica chromosome 3, Sugi_1.0, whole genome shotgun sequence contains these coding sequences:
- the LOC131027428 gene encoding cationic peroxidase 2-like has product MAFILIIQLSLSWVINTAEAQNTRVGFYSSTCPNVESIVRSTVESHVYSDQTAAPALLRLFFHDCFVQGCDGSILITGPSAEKNALTNLGLRGFDVIEDAKTKVEAACPGVVSCADILALATRDAVVLSKGTSWNVPTGRRDGLVSSSSDAAIMPTPSDSIDVLKKKFSDKGLNTQEFVTLVAAHTIGQTDCQFFNYRLYNFTSDGNADTTINTAFVSELQSACPFGGDASKRVALDKGSQTTFDTSFFKNVRDGNGVLESDQRMWADNSTSPYVRQYAETYYGFGTAFAHAMIKMGNIGVKTGSDGEIRTVCSAFN; this is encoded by the exons ATGGCGTTTATCCTTATAATTCAGCTGAGCTTAAGTTGGGTTATAAATACAGCAGAAGCCCAGAATACCAGAGTGGGGTTTTATTCCTCCACTTGTCCAAATGTCGAGTCGATTGTTAGATCCACTGTGGAGTCTCATGTTTATTCGGATCAGACGGCTGCACCGGCCCTGCTCAGACTTTTCTTCCATGACTGTTTTGTTCAA GGTTGTGATGGGTCGATACTGATAACTGGCCCATCTGCTGAAAAAAATGCACTCACCAACCTTGGGCTGCGAGGATTCGACGTAATTGAAGATGCGAAAACTAAAGTGGAAGCTGCCTGCCCCGGCGTTGTTTCTTGCGCTGACATTCTCGCTCTGGCTACTCGTGACGCAGTCGTTCTG AGCAAGGGAACCAGCTGGAATGTTCCAACAGGAAGGAGAGATGGACTGGTTTCCTCCTCTTCTGATGCAGCTATCATGCCAACACCCTCCGACTCGATCGACGTTCTTAAGAAGAAGTTCAGTGATAAAGGCCTCAATACCCAAGAGTTTGTAACTCTAGTTG CCGCACATACTATTGGACAAACTGATTGCCAGTTTTTCAACTATAGACTCTACAACTTCACCTCAGATGGAAATGCAGATACCACAATTAATACAGCATTTGTGAGTGAGCTCCAGTCTGCATGCCCATTTGGTGGCGACGCATCAAAAAGAGTTGCTCTGGATAAAGGAAGCCAAACAACTTTTGACACATCTTTTTTCAAGAATGTGAGAGATGGAAATGGAGTGCTTGAATCTGATCAGAGAATGTGGGCTGACAATTCAACTTCACCTTATGTTCGCCAATATGCTGAAACTTATTATGGATTTGGCACAGCGTTTGCTCATGCTATGATAAAGATGGGCAACATTGGAGTAAAGACTGGGTCAGATGGTGAGATTCGTACTGTTTGTTCTGCTTTCAACTAA